One region of Turicibacter bilis genomic DNA includes:
- a CDS encoding endonuclease/exonuclease/phosphatase family protein produces MRVMTFNLRSDSIFDGKNRWNSRKEIVYDILDKYACDIIGLQEVTLKMHADLENKLHDYQIVGQARSKKFFVEHNNILVSKRHKILDQETFWLSNQPKKIGSSIWYSIFPRICTTAKIQLEEGMIVRVYNTHLDCYLSPARGYGLKKIMRYIEKQQEFEKLPVILMGDFNANPNHRLIKGFFEGELNTQQLIAVQEIDRSIYQQATMGGFKDRHHGMHLDYIFVSPEYEVLRTQIVKDNVNGRFPSDHYPLLADVCLI; encoded by the coding sequence GTTTAACCTTCGTTCAGATTCGATTTTTGATGGGAAAAATCGCTGGAATAGTCGAAAGGAAATTGTATACGATATTTTAGATAAATATGCATGTGATATTATTGGATTACAAGAAGTGACATTAAAAATGCATGCCGATTTAGAAAATAAATTACATGATTATCAAATTGTTGGACAAGCAAGAAGTAAAAAATTCTTTGTTGAACATAATAATATATTAGTTTCCAAACGTCATAAAATTTTAGATCAAGAGACGTTTTGGTTATCGAATCAGCCTAAAAAAATAGGAAGTTCCATTTGGTATTCTATTTTTCCTCGTATTTGTACAACCGCAAAGATTCAATTAGAGGAGGGAATGATTGTTCGCGTTTATAATACTCATCTGGATTGTTATCTATCCCCTGCACGAGGATATGGACTGAAAAAAATTATGAGATATATCGAAAAGCAACAAGAGTTTGAAAAACTTCCCGTCATTTTAATGGGGGATTTTAATGCGAATCCTAATCATCGATTAATTAAAGGCTTTTTTGAAGGTGAGTTAAATACTCAACAGCTGATTGCGGTACAAGAGATTGATCGATCGATTTATCAGCAAGCAACCATGGGAGGCTTTAAAGACCGTCATCACGGCATGCATTTAGATTACATTTTTGTCTCACCTGAATATGAAGTCTTGAGAACACAAATTGTGAAAGATAATGTGAATGGGAGATTCCCATCTGATCATTATCCATTATTGGCAGATGTTTGTTTAATTTAG
- the queD gene encoding 6-carboxytetrahydropterin synthase QueD — MFTLKSEIQFDMAHYLSGYVGKCKNIHGHRYRLVVKVSSQTLHESGQLRGMVDDFSEVKAVLKEVHDLFDHKLVIEENEEGKRVVEKLNESGKVFEILFVPYRPTAEEMSRHIFNEIKKRGVRVTEVELFETPTNSCIYTEED; from the coding sequence ATGTTTACACTCAAAAGTGAAATTCAATTTGATATGGCCCATTATTTAAGTGGATATGTTGGGAAATGTAAGAATATCCACGGTCACCGTTATCGATTAGTTGTTAAAGTGTCTAGCCAAACTTTACATGAAAGCGGTCAATTACGCGGAATGGTAGATGATTTTTCGGAAGTAAAAGCTGTGTTAAAAGAAGTTCATGATTTATTTGATCATAAATTAGTCATTGAGGAAAATGAAGAAGGAAAGCGAGTGGTGGAAAAATTAAATGAATCAGGGAAAGTGTTTGAGATTTTATTTGTTCCTTATCGACCAACAGCTGAAGAAATGTCGCGTCATATTTTTAACGAGATTAAAAAACGAGGGGTACGAGTAACAGAGGTTGAGTTATTTGAAACGCCAACGAATAGTTGTATTTATACGGAGGAAGATTAA
- the queE gene encoding putative 7-carboxy-7-deazaguanine synthase QueE yields MFNVIETFVSIDGEGPTSGELATFIRFSSCNLKCIWCDTTYSWDGTACITKMSTKEIYELIKKAGTKNVTLTGGEPLIQPNIEWLLDALAEDEALSIHVESNGSIDITGLKERYKNSNIHFILDYKCPTSKMSAQMCHQNLNVVDQQDIYKFVVAGYEDLHMALSIIKSYHLTEKCRVYLSPVTEFIEPSKIVEFMKEHQLNDVRLQLQLHKYIWPKEMRGV; encoded by the coding sequence ATGTTTAATGTCATTGAAACGTTTGTCTCGATTGATGGGGAAGGGCCCACATCAGGAGAGTTAGCCACGTTTATTCGTTTTTCAAGTTGCAATTTAAAATGTATATGGTGTGATACAACCTATTCGTGGGATGGGACAGCTTGTATCACTAAGATGAGTACGAAAGAAATCTATGAGTTGATTAAAAAAGCAGGAACTAAAAATGTGACTTTGACCGGTGGTGAGCCACTCATTCAGCCAAATATCGAATGGTTATTGGATGCACTAGCTGAGGATGAGGCGCTGAGTATCCATGTTGAAAGTAATGGATCAATCGATATTACGGGGTTAAAGGAAAGGTATAAAAATTCTAATATTCATTTTATTTTGGATTATAAATGTCCTACTAGTAAGATGAGTGCGCAAATGTGTCATCAAAATTTAAATGTCGTTGATCAGCAAGATATTTATAAGTTTGTCGTTGCTGGTTATGAAGATTTACATATGGCCTTATCGATTATTAAAAGTTATCATTTAACAGAAAAATGTCGCGTCTATTTGAGTCCCGTCACTGAGTTCATTGAACCATCAAAAATCGTTGAATTTATGAAAGAGCATCAATTAAATGACGTTCGTTTGCAATTGCAACTTCATAAATATATTTGGCCAAAAGAAATGAGAGGAGTTTAA
- the folE gene encoding GTP cyclohydrolase I, whose amino-acid sequence MKRQIDIEKISSCIREILIALGDDPDREGLRDTPKRVAKMYEEVFAGMTLSNDEIAQLFGTTFDEEDMVEQSSNRCVIVRDIPIFSYCEHHLALMYNMKVSVAYLPKEKMIGLSKIARIADMVGRRLQLQERIGEEIAEIVEKITESDAIIVMIHGEHSCMTSRGIKKPGTLTTTVTYRGERINHDSDLRQELLMLMK is encoded by the coding sequence ATGAAACGTCAGATTGATATTGAAAAAATTTCAAGTTGCATTAGAGAAATTTTAATCGCCTTAGGGGATGATCCTGACCGTGAGGGATTGAGAGACACTCCGAAGCGTGTGGCTAAAATGTATGAAGAAGTATTTGCCGGAATGACGTTGAGTAACGATGAAATTGCGCAGTTATTTGGAACGACCTTTGATGAAGAGGACATGGTTGAGCAATCATCTAATCGCTGTGTGATCGTTCGTGATATTCCAATTTTTAGTTACTGTGAACATCACCTAGCGTTAATGTACAACATGAAAGTTAGTGTCGCTTATTTACCGAAAGAAAAAATGATTGGATTAAGTAAGATCGCACGTATTGCTGATATGGTCGGACGACGCTTACAACTTCAAGAACGTATTGGTGAGGAAATTGCCGAGATTGTTGAAAAAATAACAGAAAGTGACGCCATCATTGTTATGATTCATGGTGAGCATAGTTGTATGACGTCAAGAGGAATTAAAAAGCCAGGAACGTTAACGACAACGGTGACTTACCGAGGCGAACGAATCAATCATGATTCAGATTTAAGACAAGAATTATTAATGTTAATGAAATAG
- the queC gene encoding 7-cyano-7-deazaguanine synthase QueC, which yields MNQKAVVVFSGGQDSTTCLFWAMKQFEEVIAVTFDYNQRHLAELDCAKRICEEFEIEHHLLDMSLLNQLAPNALTRQDIDIKTGENGGLPSTFVEGRNLLFLSFAGVLAKVKGAKHIITGVCETDFSGYPDCRDMFIKSLNVTLNLSMDYDFVIHTPLMWLDKAQTWELADQLGKFEYVREHTLTCYRGIKGNGCGTCPACELRQRGLETYLARKGEGK from the coding sequence ATGAATCAAAAAGCGGTCGTGGTCTTTAGTGGAGGGCAAGATTCGACAACGTGTTTATTTTGGGCGATGAAGCAATTTGAAGAAGTGATTGCTGTTACCTTCGATTATAATCAACGTCACCTGGCGGAGTTAGATTGCGCTAAACGAATTTGTGAAGAGTTCGAAATTGAACATCATCTATTAGATATGTCATTATTAAACCAATTAGCGCCGAATGCGTTGACACGTCAAGATATTGACATTAAGACAGGAGAAAATGGCGGGTTGCCTTCGACGTTTGTTGAAGGGCGAAATTTGTTATTTTTAAGCTTTGCGGGCGTTTTAGCTAAAGTTAAAGGCGCAAAACATATCATCACAGGCGTTTGTGAAACAGATTTTTCTGGTTATCCAGATTGTCGAGATATGTTTATTAAATCATTGAATGTGACGCTTAATTTGAGTATGGATTATGATTTTGTCATTCATACACCGTTGATGTGGTTAGATAAAGCACAGACGTGGGAGTTAGCTGATCAGCTTGGGAAGTTTGAGTATGTTCGTGAGCATACTTTAACATGCTATCGTGGAATTAAAGGAAATGGGTGTGGAACATGTCCAGCTTGTGAACTTAGACAACGAGGACTTGAGACGTATTTAGCACGAAAAGGAGAGGGAAAATAA